One window of the Deltaproteobacteria bacterium genome contains the following:
- a CDS encoding tetratricopeptide repeat protein, with product MALYHRFSRQSRQDLDLADRIDIALHWCLARWRYGLAAVLVVAAVVGTNAWYQHRVRQAAKAAALAYYQAAASTPHDRAQLEQLVAAYPGTLVAHLARFELADLHLQAGEGEAVRALMTPLTESRRVPGFLAATAMEWIAYSYEQSADWNNAATWFEKALIHPDQIDREAALRNAVRCLQQAGRADAATQLLQTATAAPAAEPTALDRAKDIERLWLAIAPQLSH from the coding sequence ATGGCGCTCTATCATCGGTTTTCTCGACAGAGTCGACAGGACTTGGATCTGGCGGATCGGATCGACATTGCACTCCATTGGTGTTTAGCGCGCTGGCGCTACGGACTCGCCGCGGTGCTCGTCGTCGCGGCAGTCGTCGGCACGAACGCGTGGTATCAGCACCGCGTGCGACAAGCGGCCAAGGCGGCGGCGTTAGCCTATTATCAAGCGGCGGCGAGCACACCGCACGATCGCGCGCAGCTGGAGCAACTCGTCGCCGCGTATCCCGGCACACTGGTCGCCCACCTCGCCCGGTTTGAATTGGCCGACTTGCACTTGCAAGCGGGAGAGGGCGAAGCCGTCCGCGCACTGATGACGCCGCTCACGGAGAGTCGGCGTGTCCCGGGATTTTTGGCCGCCACGGCGATGGAATGGATCGCATACAGTTACGAACAGAGTGCCGATTGGAATAATGCCGCCACCTGGTTTGAAAAGGCACTGATCCATCCCGACCAAATCGACCGAGAAGCGGCGTTACGCAACGCTGTGCGGTGCCTGCAGCAGGCAGGTCGCGCCGATGCAGCAACCCAACTCCTCCAGACCGCAACCGCCGCTCCAGCGGCAGAGCCCACGGCGTTAGATCGGGCAAAGGACATCGAACGGCTATGGCTCGCTATCGCACCGCAGTTGTCGCACTGA
- a CDS encoding PQQ-binding-like beta-propeller repeat protein, which yields MARYRTAVVALTLSCCCVPVVQAARPATTAQEEAVAQPAGNANTLLPKTAWRIPLRKTPALGRGTIQQGQPVVVGDTVYVGSATAAVVAITTAGKPLWTYRTQGPVVAPVTLSNNIVFAPDTKGFVYAIHQTDGTEEWRVELGSELATRPLAVQQRLFVVTARGELVAIHAKTGNVEWRTTERLTAAPFLVKGGSDPLLAGGLIVAGFADGHVAAYDPQHGNIVWDHQVSPRNAVLHDVDMTPLLIGDQLLVASVGGGLSALHARTGRPLWRSPIASPNDLLLHGDYLYVSGGGKVYGLNLRNGSRQWLTDLPESEVSAPVLVNGHLVVVSTHNTLYLLDPQQGTLLASRPMGTGTYGRLTTDGNQLFILTNNNHLAALRFP from the coding sequence ATGGCTCGCTATCGCACCGCAGTTGTCGCACTGACGCTCTCCTGTTGCTGTGTGCCGGTCGTCCAGGCCGCTCGTCCCGCTACAACCGCCCAAGAAGAGGCGGTGGCGCAGCCGGCGGGCAATGCCAATACGCTATTACCCAAAACGGCCTGGCGCATCCCACTCCGCAAGACCCCGGCGCTGGGGCGCGGCACCATCCAGCAGGGGCAACCCGTCGTGGTCGGCGACACGGTGTATGTCGGGTCCGCCACGGCCGCTGTCGTGGCCATCACAACCGCCGGAAAACCATTGTGGACGTATCGCACGCAAGGTCCGGTGGTGGCCCCAGTCACGTTGTCGAACAACATCGTCTTCGCGCCCGACACCAAAGGCTTCGTCTACGCCATTCACCAAACGGACGGCACTGAAGAATGGCGCGTTGAATTAGGCAGCGAACTCGCCACCCGCCCGCTCGCGGTTCAACAACGACTCTTCGTCGTCACTGCGCGCGGAGAACTGGTGGCCATCCACGCGAAGACCGGCAATGTCGAGTGGCGCACTACGGAACGGCTGACCGCCGCCCCGTTCCTCGTTAAAGGAGGCTCCGATCCCCTCCTCGCGGGCGGATTGATCGTCGCCGGTTTCGCCGACGGGCACGTCGCGGCGTACGACCCGCAACACGGCAATATCGTCTGGGATCACCAAGTCTCACCGCGCAACGCAGTGTTGCACGATGTCGACATGACGCCACTGCTCATCGGGGATCAGTTGCTCGTGGCCTCGGTCGGTGGCGGACTCTCCGCACTGCATGCGCGCACCGGGCGGCCGCTCTGGCGCTCCCCGATCGCTTCTCCGAACGACTTATTGCTGCACGGCGATTACCTGTACGTCAGCGGCGGCGGGAAGGTGTACGGACTCAACCTGCGTAACGGCTCCCGACAATGGCTCACCGATTTGCCCGAGTCGGAAGTCTCGGCCCCGGTGCTCGTCAACGGACATCTCGTCGTCGTCTCGACCCACAACACGTTGTATCTGCTTGATCCCCAACAGGGGACGCTGCTCGCATCGCGGCCGATGGGCACCGGCACTTACGGCCGGCTCACGACCGATGGAAACCAGCTGTTTATTCTGACAAACAACAACCACCTCGCCGCACTCCGATTTCCTTAG